In a genomic window of Sinorhizobium meliloti:
- a CDS encoding response regulator gives MEHIDHILIVDDDREIRELVSAYLKKNGLRVTAVADGRQMRTFLEANTVDLIVLDLMMPGDDGLVLSRELRVGRHKATPIVMLTARSDEMDRIIGLEMGADDYIAKPFSARELLARIKAVLRRARMLPANLQVSEAGQLLRFGQWRLDTTARHLIDADGTAIALSGAEYRLLRVFVDHPQRVLNRDQLLNLTQGREAELFDRSIDLLVSRVRQRLGDDAREPTYIKTVRSEGYVFSVPVEIVEPR, from the coding sequence ATGGAGCATATCGATCACATCCTGATCGTCGATGACGATCGGGAAATCCGCGAGCTTGTGTCGGCTTACTTGAAGAAGAACGGTTTGCGGGTGACCGCCGTCGCCGACGGGCGGCAGATGCGGACCTTCCTGGAGGCGAATACGGTCGATCTGATCGTTCTCGATCTGATGATGCCGGGCGACGACGGCCTCGTCTTGAGCCGCGAACTGCGTGTCGGCAGACACAAGGCGACGCCCATCGTCATGCTGACCGCCCGCTCGGACGAGATGGACCGCATCATCGGGCTGGAAATGGGCGCCGACGACTATATCGCCAAACCGTTCTCGGCGCGCGAACTGCTCGCCCGCATCAAGGCGGTCCTGCGGCGCGCGCGAATGCTGCCGGCGAACCTGCAGGTCTCGGAGGCGGGTCAGCTGTTGCGTTTCGGCCAATGGAGGCTCGACACGACGGCAAGGCATCTCATCGATGCGGACGGTACTGCGATCGCGCTTAGCGGCGCCGAATACCGGCTGCTGCGCGTCTTCGTCGATCACCCCCAGCGCGTTCTCAACCGCGACCAGCTCCTCAACCTCACACAGGGGCGCGAGGCCGAACTCTTCGACCGATCTATTGATCTCCTGGTCAGCCGGGTTCGCCAGCGGCTCGGCGACGATGCCCGGGAGCCGACCTATATCAAGACCGTCCGCAGCGAAGGCTATGTTTTTTCGGTGCCGGTCGAGATCGTGGAGCCCCGCTGA
- a CDS encoding ATP-binding protein translates to MAARSILHGIHLWPRTLRARLFVILLTGLAVAHAMSFAVLFSERYIAARSVMFNTLETDVATSIAILDRLPASERAAWLGRLARGSYRFVLGPGMPGSPVLNEADAEVADKVRAAIGAKYPIEVESIPGGIRRLQAHLRLSDGEPLTIDVTPRGVMPVADWLPYVLVAQLSLLVLCSWLAVRQATRPLADLAKAADTLDPNSKTPRLSETGPREVAYAATAFNAMRDRIAQYLEERVQILAAISHDLQTPITRMKLRAEMAEASIERDKLMRDLDEVERLVREGVAYARSAHGKDEKATRIDLASFIESLAYDYQDTGKAVTFGKLADGAILTRPHALRRILTNLIDNALKFGGSAEIEVQRRPEGTVTINVLDRGPGIPEDQLEAVLQPFFRLEQSRSRDTGGTGLGLAIAQQLATVIGGSLTLRNRDGCGLAAELSLERFPVSSKQ, encoded by the coding sequence ATGGCGGCGCGGTCGATTCTCCATGGTATCCACCTGTGGCCGCGCACACTCAGGGCGCGGCTTTTCGTTATCCTTCTCACCGGCTTGGCAGTCGCCCACGCCATGTCCTTTGCGGTTCTGTTCTCGGAACGCTACATCGCCGCCAGGTCGGTGATGTTCAATACGCTCGAAACCGACGTCGCGACGTCTATCGCCATTCTCGACCGGCTGCCCGCGAGCGAACGCGCCGCCTGGCTGGGCCGGCTCGCTCGCGGATCCTACCGCTTCGTCCTGGGGCCGGGCATGCCCGGCAGTCCCGTGCTCAATGAGGCCGACGCCGAGGTCGCCGACAAGGTCCGGGCTGCCATCGGTGCGAAATATCCGATCGAGGTCGAATCCATCCCCGGCGGCATCCGCCGTCTTCAGGCACATCTTCGCTTGAGCGACGGCGAGCCGCTGACGATAGACGTCACGCCAAGGGGCGTCATGCCGGTTGCCGACTGGCTGCCTTACGTTCTTGTCGCTCAGCTCTCCCTCCTGGTCCTGTGCAGCTGGTTGGCAGTGCGGCAGGCCACCCGCCCGCTCGCGGATCTGGCGAAGGCCGCCGACACGCTCGATCCGAACAGCAAGACGCCGCGCCTCAGCGAGACCGGACCGAGGGAAGTCGCCTATGCGGCGACGGCATTCAATGCGATGCGGGATCGCATCGCGCAGTATCTGGAGGAGCGCGTGCAGATATTGGCCGCGATCTCGCATGACCTGCAAACACCGATCACACGGATGAAACTCCGAGCGGAAATGGCCGAAGCGTCCATCGAGAGAGACAAGCTGATGAGGGATCTGGACGAGGTCGAACGTCTCGTCAGGGAAGGTGTCGCCTATGCACGCAGCGCCCACGGCAAGGACGAAAAGGCTACCCGCATCGATCTCGCCTCGTTCATCGAGAGTTTGGCCTATGATTATCAGGATACCGGCAAGGCCGTCACTTTCGGCAAATTGGCGGACGGCGCGATCTTGACCCGGCCGCACGCCTTGAGACGGATTCTCACCAACCTGATCGACAATGCGCTGAAGTTCGGGGGCAGCGCCGAGATCGAGGTTCAGCGCCGTCCCGAGGGCACAGTGACCATAAACGTCCTCGATCGCGGTCCCGGCATTCCGGAAGACCAGCTCGAAGCGGTTCTGCAGCCCTTCTTCCGCCTGGAGCAATCACGCAGCCGGGATACGGGCGGGACCGGGCTCGGCCTCGCAATCGCCCAACAGCTCGCGACGGTCATCGGCGGCTCCCTGACCTTGCGCAACCGCGACGGCTGCGGCCTTGCCGCGGAGCTTTCCCTGGAGCGTTTCCCTGTTTCATCAAAACAGTGA
- a CDS encoding VOC family protein, translated as MTIIINSERARPVDMKLEVIVVPVSDVDRAKEFYASLGWRLDADFAGADDYRVIQFTPPGSGASVIFGRHVTDAEPGSAQGLYLIVSDIEAAREELRGRGVDISEVFHAGDVNAGSDEPYLFGTHRVDGPDPERRSYRSYASFRDPDGNGWLFQEVTARLPGRVDADATAFSSAADLAAAFRRAEAAHGEYEKQLGHRDEDWPIWYADYIVREQSGEPQPA; from the coding sequence ATGACCATCATAATCAATAGCGAAAGAGCCCGGCCGGTCGATATGAAGCTCGAAGTTATCGTCGTGCCCGTGTCGGATGTCGATCGCGCAAAGGAATTCTACGCGAGCCTCGGCTGGAGGCTCGACGCCGACTTTGCCGGTGCCGACGACTACCGCGTGATACAGTTTACCCCGCCCGGATCGGGTGCCTCGGTCATCTTCGGAAGGCATGTGACCGATGCGGAACCGGGTTCTGCGCAGGGATTGTACCTCATCGTTTCCGACATCGAGGCCGCCCGCGAGGAGTTGCGCGGCCGCGGCGTCGATATCAGCGAGGTGTTCCATGCGGGCGACGTGAATGCCGGGAGCGACGAACCGTATCTGTTCGGAACGCATCGTGTCGACGGCCCTGATCCCGAGCGCCGCAGCTATCGCTCCTACGCTTCGTTCCGCGATCCGGACGGCAATGGCTGGCTTTTCCAGGAGGTCACCGCTCGATTGCCCGGGCGCGTCGACGCGGACGCGACGGCGTTCAGTTCGGCCGCCGATCTCGCAGCCGCGTTCCGCCGCGCCGAAGCAGCCCACGGCGAGTACGAAAAGCAGCTCGGACACCGGGACGAGGACTGGCCCATCTGGTACGCCGATTACATTGTCCGGGAGCAGTCCGGCGAGCCGCAGCCAGCCTGA
- a CDS encoding alpha/beta hydrolase, which yields MTGEFNLRRRRFMGVAALTVAAAHFGVGRGALAKSTSEARIPPTTPGTNTSFAKIRQIDAGVLNIGYAEAGASDAPVVILLHGWPYDIHTYVDVAPLLAKAGYRVVVPYLRGYGTTRFLSPDTPRNGQQAAIAADIVALMDALGIEKAVIAGCDWGARTANIVAALWPERCKALVSVSGYLIGSRETNKKPLPPKAELAWWYQFYFATARGRAGYEQYRKDFAKLIWQLASPKWGFDDATFNRSAEALDNPDHVDITINNYRWRIGLADGERKYDGLEARLAELPVIGVPTITLEGDANGAPHPEPAAYAKKFSGKYEHRLISGGIGHNLPQEAPQAFAQAVVDIDRF from the coding sequence ATGACAGGGGAATTCAATCTGCGGCGGCGGCGGTTCATGGGAGTGGCGGCACTGACCGTCGCTGCCGCGCATTTCGGCGTTGGACGCGGCGCCCTCGCAAAATCAACGAGCGAGGCTCGCATTCCGCCGACAACGCCGGGGACGAATACATCTTTCGCTAAGATCAGGCAGATCGACGCGGGTGTCCTCAACATCGGGTATGCCGAGGCGGGCGCGAGCGATGCGCCCGTGGTCATCCTGCTGCATGGCTGGCCCTATGACATCCACACCTATGTCGATGTGGCGCCGCTGCTCGCCAAGGCGGGCTACCGGGTGGTCGTTCCTTATCTGCGTGGCTACGGCACGACGCGATTTTTATCCCCCGACACACCGCGCAACGGTCAGCAGGCGGCGATCGCCGCCGACATCGTCGCCCTGATGGATGCGCTCGGCATCGAGAAGGCCGTCATCGCCGGCTGCGATTGGGGCGCACGCACCGCCAATATCGTCGCCGCACTCTGGCCGGAGCGCTGCAAGGCATTAGTTTCGGTGAGCGGCTATCTGATCGGCAGCCGTGAAACCAATAAGAAGCCTTTGCCCCCGAAGGCGGAGCTTGCCTGGTGGTACCAGTTCTACTTCGCCACGGCGCGCGGGCGCGCGGGCTACGAACAGTACCGGAAGGACTTCGCGAAGCTCATCTGGCAGCTCGCATCGCCGAAATGGGGTTTTGACGACGCCACCTTCAATCGAAGCGCTGAGGCCTTGGACAACCCGGATCATGTCGACATCACCATCAATAATTACCGCTGGCGGATCGGCCTTGCCGACGGCGAGCGCAAATATGATGGGCTGGAAGCCCGGCTTGCCGAACTGCCGGTGATAGGTGTTCCGACGATCACCCTGGAAGGCGATGCCAATGGCGCTCCGCATCCGGAGCCCGCGGCCTATGCCAAGAAGTTCTCCGGCAAGTACGAACACCGGCTGATCTCGGGCGGTATCGGTCACAACCTGCCGCAGGAAGCCCCACAGGCTTTTGCCCAGGCGGTCGTCGACATCGATCGTTTCTGA
- a CDS encoding cytochrome c biogenesis protein DipZ — MILFTIAYLAGVLTILSPCILPVLPFVFSRAGQPFARSVLPMLVGMVLTFSGVATLAALGGDWAVNANVAGRYAAIAVLAGFGVTLLSARAAALFTRPAVALGSRLSQRVAGQQPSVGASLLLGVATGLLWAPCAGPILGLVLTGAALHGANVETTLLLAAYAAGAATSLALAVLAGGRVFAAMKRSLGLGERLRQGLGIAVLAGVAAIALGLDTGQLARLSYASTAALEQSLLDRVRDDPVEERASASTAADGERPAYRSDLPVEGMFPPLDGAVEWVNSKPLSVEQLRGKVVLVDFWTYSCINCIRTIPYVRAWAEKYRDQGLVVIGVHAPEFAFEKRIDNVKSAVTDFDIRYPVAIDNDFAIWRAFGNSYWPAHYFIDAEGRIRHHHFGEGDYARSERVIQELLAEAAGNSRSDSGFVQPDARGAEAAPDLAHLQSGEDYVGYMRASNFVSPERVAADAARDYTAGKPRLNQWSLAGNWTVGAEQATLNRAGGAITYRFSARDLHLVLGPGKNGGRVRFQVKVDGAAPGPDHGSDINSDGNGTVGETRLYQLVRQSGEVRERTFEIRFLDPGVEAFVFTFG; from the coding sequence ATGATCCTTTTCACGATAGCTTATCTTGCAGGTGTGCTGACCATCCTCAGCCCCTGCATCCTCCCGGTCTTGCCCTTCGTGTTTTCGCGGGCCGGCCAGCCCTTCGCCAGGAGCGTTCTACCGATGCTCGTCGGCATGGTTCTCACATTCTCGGGCGTGGCAACACTCGCCGCGCTCGGCGGGGACTGGGCGGTGAACGCGAATGTGGCCGGGCGGTATGCGGCGATCGCAGTGCTCGCCGGTTTCGGCGTGACCCTGCTTTCGGCGCGGGCCGCGGCCCTGTTCACTCGTCCGGCCGTCGCACTCGGCAGCCGGCTCTCACAAAGGGTGGCCGGTCAGCAGCCGAGCGTCGGAGCGTCTCTCCTTCTCGGTGTTGCAACCGGACTTCTTTGGGCGCCCTGCGCAGGCCCAATTCTGGGCCTGGTGCTGACCGGCGCCGCCCTCCATGGTGCGAATGTCGAGACCACGCTTCTGCTGGCGGCCTATGCTGCCGGCGCGGCGACTTCGCTCGCCTTGGCCGTTCTTGCCGGGGGGAGAGTGTTTGCGGCGATGAAGCGCTCACTCGGCCTTGGCGAGCGGCTCCGGCAGGGCCTCGGCATTGCCGTACTTGCCGGCGTTGCCGCAATCGCGCTGGGGCTCGATACGGGGCAGCTTGCGCGCCTCTCCTATGCAAGCACCGCAGCCCTGGAGCAGTCGCTCCTCGACCGTGTACGGGACGACCCCGTCGAGGAGAGGGCGAGCGCGTCAACGGCCGCCGACGGCGAGCGACCGGCCTATCGAAGCGATTTGCCGGTGGAAGGCATGTTCCCGCCGCTGGACGGCGCCGTCGAGTGGGTCAACTCGAAGCCTTTGAGCGTGGAACAGCTGCGCGGCAAGGTCGTGCTCGTCGATTTCTGGACCTACTCCTGCATCAATTGCATCCGTACGATCCCCTATGTCCGCGCCTGGGCCGAGAAGTACCGGGACCAGGGGCTGGTGGTGATCGGCGTGCATGCGCCCGAATTCGCCTTCGAAAAGCGCATCGACAACGTCAAGAGCGCAGTGACGGATTTCGATATCCGCTATCCCGTTGCGATCGACAACGATTTCGCGATCTGGCGGGCCTTCGGTAACAGCTACTGGCCGGCGCACTATTTCATCGATGCAGAAGGGCGGATCAGACACCATCACTTCGGTGAGGGCGATTATGCGCGGTCGGAGCGCGTCATACAGGAGCTGCTCGCGGAAGCGGCAGGGAATAGCCGGAGCGACAGTGGTTTCGTGCAGCCGGATGCGAGGGGCGCCGAAGCCGCGCCCGATCTCGCCCACCTCCAGTCGGGCGAGGATTATGTCGGCTACATGCGCGCTTCGAACTTCGTGTCGCCGGAGCGTGTCGCAGCCGATGCGGCGCGCGATTATACCGCCGGCAAGCCTCGGCTCAATCAATGGAGTCTCGCCGGCAACTGGACGGTTGGTGCAGAGCAGGCGACACTCAATCGGGCCGGGGGCGCAATCACCTACAGGTTCAGCGCGCGCGATCTGCACCTTGTCCTCGGTCCTGGGAAAAACGGCGGCAGGGTGCGCTTTCAGGTGAAAGTCGACGGTGCAGCACCGGGCCCGGATCACGGTTCGGACATCAATTCCGACGGCAATGGAACGGTGGGCGAGACGCGCCTCTATCAGCTCGTAAGGCAGTCGGGAGAAGTGCGGGAACGGACGTTCGAGATACGCTTTCTCGATCCCGGCGTCGAAGCCTTCGTTTTTACATTCGGATGA
- a CDS encoding type 1 glutamine amidotransferase domain-containing protein produces the protein MKILMVLTSHDRLGNTGKPTGFWLEEFAAPYYVFKDAGAEVTIASPKGGKPPIDPKSDEPAGRTAAMERYKDDPAAREALANTRKLGEVNQEDYDAVFYPGGHGPMWDLVNDRNSIALIEGFYDAGKPVAAVCHGPAVLTQVTHRGEPIVKGRRVTGFTNSEEEAVQLTAVVPFLVEDELKRLGGRYEKAEDWADFTVVDGRLVTGQNPSSSTSAARELLKLLQ, from the coding sequence ATGAAGATCCTGATGGTTCTGACTTCGCATGACCGGCTCGGCAACACAGGCAAGCCGACCGGCTTCTGGCTGGAGGAGTTTGCTGCGCCCTATTACGTGTTCAAGGACGCCGGGGCGGAGGTCACGATCGCGTCGCCCAAGGGCGGCAAGCCGCCGATCGATCCCAAGAGCGATGAGCCAGCCGGCCGGACTGCAGCGATGGAGCGCTACAAGGACGACCCCGCAGCCAGGGAAGCATTGGCAAATACTCGGAAGCTCGGTGAAGTCAACCAGGAGGACTACGACGCGGTGTTCTATCCGGGCGGACACGGTCCGATGTGGGACCTCGTCAATGACAGGAATTCCATCGCCCTTATCGAAGGCTTCTACGACGCGGGCAAGCCGGTCGCCGCCGTCTGCCACGGCCCGGCCGTCCTGACGCAGGTCACGCATCGCGGCGAGCCCATCGTCAAGGGAAGGCGCGTCACGGGCTTCACCAATTCCGAAGAGGAGGCCGTTCAACTGACCGCTGTCGTGCCCTTCCTGGTCGAAGACGAATTGAAGCGCCTCGGCGGGCGCTACGAGAAGGCTGAGGATTGGGCCGACTTCACGGTTGTGGACGGCAGGCTGGTCACCGGCCAGAACCCGTCGTCGTCCACATCCGCCGCCAGAGAACTGCTGAAGCTTCTACAGTAG
- a CDS encoding LysR family transcriptional regulator, protein MDRIDAMKVFVAAIDEGSLAGAARRLKRSPTAVSRALSFLEAHVGVELLHRTTRTLKLSEAGQRYAAACRRVLTDLEEADMLAGGERSAPRGMLTISSPPILGEEILRPILDDFLDLYPTVSVRLLLLDRFVNLVDEGVDIALRIGQLADSSLISTRLGGDVRRVVVASPRYLANHPRIEEPADLARHQILAFTNFGLESWSFTPAKGSSLPRTIQFKPRCIVNSVRAAAASAAAGRGLTRLYSYHVAEYVKDGRLEIVLSDAEHPPLPAHLLAPQGRMSVPKVRAFVDFAAPRLRSEFARMAAEAGTLT, encoded by the coding sequence ATGGACCGCATCGATGCAATGAAAGTTTTCGTCGCCGCGATCGACGAAGGCAGCCTGGCCGGGGCGGCCCGCCGGCTGAAGCGCTCGCCGACGGCGGTGAGTCGCGCCCTGAGCTTCCTGGAAGCGCATGTCGGCGTCGAGCTTCTGCATCGAACCACCCGCACCCTCAAACTGAGTGAAGCAGGCCAACGCTATGCGGCTGCCTGCCGAAGGGTACTAACCGACCTGGAGGAAGCCGACATGCTCGCAGGAGGCGAGCGCTCCGCACCCCGTGGGATGTTGACGATTTCGTCGCCACCAATCCTCGGGGAGGAAATACTTCGTCCCATCCTGGATGATTTCCTCGATCTCTACCCCACCGTTTCTGTCCGGCTTCTTCTCCTCGATCGCTTCGTCAACCTGGTGGACGAAGGCGTCGACATTGCGCTGCGCATCGGCCAACTGGCAGATTCGTCGCTCATCTCCACCCGGCTCGGCGGCGATGTGCGGCGCGTCGTGGTCGCCTCGCCTCGGTACCTCGCCAATCACCCCCGCATCGAAGAACCGGCCGATCTCGCCAGGCACCAGATACTGGCCTTCACCAATTTCGGTCTGGAATCCTGGAGCTTCACACCGGCGAAGGGCTCATCCCTCCCCAGGACGATCCAGTTTAAGCCCAGGTGCATCGTCAACAGCGTGCGCGCTGCCGCCGCTTCGGCGGCTGCCGGGCGCGGCCTGACGAGGCTTTATTCCTATCACGTCGCGGAATATGTGAAGGACGGGCGCCTGGAGATCGTGCTCTCCGACGCCGAGCATCCGCCCCTGCCGGCGCATTTGCTCGCACCGCAGGGCCGAATGTCGGTCCCCAAGGTCCGCGCCTTTGTCGACTTTGCGGCGCCGCGTCTGCGCTCCGAATTTGCGCGCATGGCAGCGGAGGCGGGCACGCTTACCTGA
- a CDS encoding SDR family oxidoreductase, translating to MRNEQKVVVITGASQGIGAGLVRAYRDRNYRVVATSRSIKPSADPDIHTVGGDISKPETADRIVREGIERFGRIDSLVNNAGVFLAKPFVEMTQEDYDHNLGVNVAGFFHITQRAAAEMLKQGSGHIVSITTSLVDQPMVGMPSALASLTKGGLNAVTRSLAMEFSRSGVRVNAVSPGVIKTPMHPAETHSTLAGLHPVGRMGEIRDVVDAVLYLENAGFITGEILHVDGGQNAGRW from the coding sequence ATGCGTAACGAACAGAAAGTCGTCGTCATCACCGGCGCCTCGCAAGGCATCGGCGCCGGACTGGTTCGCGCCTATCGTGACCGGAACTACCGCGTCGTCGCGACCTCCCGGTCCATCAAGCCGAGCGCCGATCCGGATATCCATACCGTCGGCGGCGACATCAGCAAGCCGGAGACCGCCGACCGGATCGTGCGCGAGGGGATCGAGCGCTTCGGCCGCATCGACTCTCTGGTGAACAATGCCGGCGTTTTCCTCGCCAAGCCGTTCGTCGAAATGACCCAGGAGGATTACGACCACAATCTCGGGGTGAATGTCGCCGGCTTCTTCCACATCACCCAGCGTGCCGCAGCGGAAATGCTGAAGCAGGGTTCGGGCCATATTGTCAGCATCACCACCAGCCTGGTCGATCAGCCGATGGTCGGCATGCCCTCCGCACTCGCGTCGCTCACCAAAGGTGGCCTGAACGCGGTGACCCGGTCGCTGGCGATGGAGTTTTCCAGGAGCGGCGTCCGCGTCAACGCGGTCTCCCCAGGGGTAATCAAGACCCCGATGCATCCGGCTGAGACGCATTCGACGCTCGCCGGCCTGCACCCGGTCGGCCGGATGGGCGAAATTCGCGACGTCGTGGACGCCGTCCTCTATCTCGAAAATGCGGGATTCATCACCGGCGAGATCCTTCATGTCGACGGCGGTCAGAACGCGGGACGCTGGTAA
- a CDS encoding tautomerase family protein, whose protein sequence is MPIVTVQVTREGSAPGRNSVTAEEKAAIIRGVSEVLLDVLNKPLESTYVVIEEVDLDNWGWGGLPTVQYRRQRAEAAQF, encoded by the coding sequence ATGCCTATCGTCACCGTACAGGTTACCCGCGAGGGAAGCGCACCCGGCCGCAACTCGGTCACCGCCGAGGAGAAGGCCGCGATCATCAGGGGCGTCAGCGAAGTGCTGCTCGATGTCCTGAACAAACCGCTTGAATCCACCTATGTGGTTATCGAGGAGGTCGATCTCGACAACTGGGGCTGGGGTGGCCTCCCGACGGTGCAATACCGCCGGCAGCGCGCCGAGGCGGCACAATTCTGA
- the pqqE gene encoding pyrroloquinoline quinone biosynthesis protein PqqE has translation MSDTIARPADIVRAIPRVPPPMAMLAELTHRCPLACPYCSNPIALTQAKEELSTEEWTGVFAQAADLGVLHLHLSGGEPAARRDLVELTQAASSLGLYTNLITSGVGLTEARMNSLAEVGLDHIQLSIQGVSPESADRIGGYKGGYERKMAVAGWATDAAIPLTLNAVCHRQNMGEIDEMIELAIRLKARRIEVATVQFHGWAERNKEVLMPTREQVERATRTVAEAREKYQGLLVIDYVPADYYSKYPKACMGGWGRVGLNVTPSGRVLPCHAAETIPSLSFENVREKSLSSIWYESNAFNAYRGEDWMPELCRSCERKKVDFGGCRCQAMALAGDASATDPVCTRSPLRDRLTLEVEQLSAPSVVAMNYRGRA, from the coding sequence ATGAGCGATACCATCGCCCGACCAGCCGATATTGTGCGCGCCATCCCGCGTGTTCCCCCACCGATGGCCATGCTGGCCGAACTGACGCATCGCTGCCCGCTCGCCTGTCCCTATTGCTCCAACCCGATCGCCCTGACGCAAGCCAAGGAAGAACTGTCGACCGAGGAATGGACAGGCGTCTTCGCGCAAGCCGCCGATCTCGGCGTTCTGCATCTGCACCTGTCCGGCGGGGAGCCTGCCGCGCGCCGGGACCTCGTCGAATTGACGCAGGCGGCGAGTTCGCTGGGCCTTTACACCAACCTGATCACCTCGGGCGTGGGACTGACGGAAGCGAGAATGAACAGTCTCGCCGAGGTGGGGCTCGACCATATTCAACTTTCCATCCAGGGGGTTTCTCCCGAAAGCGCCGATCGGATCGGCGGGTACAAAGGCGGCTATGAACGGAAAATGGCGGTTGCAGGCTGGGCGACCGATGCCGCTATACCGCTGACGCTGAACGCCGTCTGCCACAGGCAGAACATGGGCGAGATCGATGAGATGATCGAGCTGGCGATCCGGCTGAAGGCGCGACGCATCGAAGTCGCCACCGTGCAGTTCCACGGCTGGGCCGAGCGCAACAAAGAGGTTCTCATGCCGACCCGCGAGCAGGTCGAGCGCGCTACGCGAACCGTCGCCGAAGCACGCGAGAAATATCAAGGCCTATTGGTGATCGACTATGTGCCCGCCGATTATTATTCGAAGTATCCGAAGGCCTGCATGGGCGGCTGGGGCCGCGTCGGCTTGAACGTCACTCCGTCGGGGCGGGTGCTTCCATGCCATGCCGCGGAAACCATTCCGAGCCTCTCCTTCGAGAACGTGCGCGAAAAATCACTTTCCAGCATCTGGTACGAGAGCAATGCGTTCAATGCCTATCGCGGCGAGGACTGGATGCCGGAGCTCTGTCGGAGCTGCGAGCGCAAGAAGGTGGATTTCGGTGGGTGCCGCTGCCAGGCGATGGCGCTTGCCGGCGACGCGAGCGCAACGGACCCGGTTTGCACCCGGTCTCCGCTTCGCGATCGCCTGACGCTTGAAGTCGAACAGCTTTCGGCGCCGTCGGTCGTCGCCATGAATTATCGCGGCCGGGCATGA
- the pqqD gene encoding pyrroloquinoline quinone biosynthesis peptide chaperone PqqD yields the protein MTADAPEISGSSVVKLARGVRLHEDPVRGQTVLLAPERAMAVDDIAVAIVQALDGERNLDRIAADFAEKFDAPVEEIGEDVRTFVQELSVRRMLEIVQ from the coding sequence ATGACGGCCGACGCGCCCGAGATTTCAGGGTCGAGCGTCGTCAAGCTGGCACGAGGGGTCCGGCTGCATGAGGATCCGGTCCGCGGCCAGACGGTGCTTCTGGCTCCGGAGCGTGCCATGGCCGTGGACGACATCGCCGTCGCCATCGTTCAGGCTCTCGATGGCGAACGAAACCTTGACCGGATCGCCGCCGATTTTGCCGAGAAGTTCGACGCCCCGGTCGAAGAGATCGGGGAGGATGTCAGGACTTTCGTCCAGGAGCTCTCGGTCCGCCGCATGCTGGAGATCGTCCAATGA